From Magnolia sinica isolate HGM2019 chromosome 13, MsV1, whole genome shotgun sequence, one genomic window encodes:
- the LOC131224121 gene encoding probable truncated L-gulonolactone oxidase 7, mitochondrial produces the protein MRLVVPSPEPINGYYARIVDLEKMTLTLAAKVSLGVLGVISQVTPQLEPMFKRSITNRVSLDADFENTIATFAGDGNNDLFSPQLSLLVESARAVEETFEATGNSKGKCLLSKIQVTTALQGGGALKNGGDLLGFTGYPVIGNQSKMQGSESCMKGTDDELLTACQWDPQIKGRFFHQTAFSIPLANVTSFFVDVKKLRDMDPIALYGAELYGGFLTRFVRESTAYLGKTTDSFQIDMTYYRSRDPNEPWLHEDVFEEFGQIAIFKYNGLPHWGKNRNIGFHGVRDKLGPKGDMFIQVMERYDPDGLLSSEWTDGILGLRGAGVLIEKNGCALEGLCICSMHEHCAPHKGYYCRQGRVFTEARVCRKIDISQANRIDDACWDHADDLSRVWDI, from the exons ATGAGGCTTGTTGTTCCGAGTCCTGAGCCTATCAACGGCTATTATGCGAGGATTGTGGACTTGGAGAAGATGACCCTGACCTTAGCAGCTAAAGTGTCTTTGGGTGTGCTGGGAGTCATTTCTCAGGTGACACCTCAACTAGAGCCCATGTTCAAGCGCTCCATCACCAACAGGGTCTCACTGGATGCAGATTTTGAAAACACCATTGCTACGTTCG CCGGAGATGGCAATAATGATTTATTCTCGCCACAACTATCGCTGCTCGTCGAGTCGGCTCGTGCAGTAGAGGAAACATTCGAAGCGACAGGAAATTCCAAAGGAAAATGTTTACTGTCCAAAATTCAAGTAACGACGGCACTCCAGGGGGGCGGGGCACTAAAGAACGGTGGGGATTTACTGGGTTTCACAGGCTATCCAGTGATTGGGAATCAGAGCAAGATGCAGGGCTCAGAATCTTGCATGAAGGGCACTGATGATGAACTACTCACTGCttgtcaatgggacccacaaatcaAAGGGCGGTTCTTTCATCAAACTGCCTTTAGCATACCTTTAGCCAACGTGACCTCCTTCTTCGTCGACGTGAAGAAACTAAGAGATATGGATCCCATTGCTCTCTACGGTGCTGAATTGTACGGCGGATTCTTGACGAGGTTTGTTCGGGAATCTACAGCGTATCTCGGGAAGACTACTGATTCATTCCAGATAGACATGACCTATTACCGATCCCGCGACCCAAATGAGCCTTGGCTTCATGAAGATGTGTTTGAAGAGTTCGGGCAAATAGCAATTTTCAAATACAATGGACTTCCTCATTGGGGGAAGAATAGGAACATTGGTTTTCACGGGGTGAGAGATAAGTTAGGGCCGAAAGGCGATATGTTTATACAAGTGATGGAGAGGTATGATCCAGACGGTTTGTTATCTTCTGAATGGACGGATGGGATCTTAGGATTGCGTGGGGCTGGAGTGTTGATCGAGAAGAATGGCTGTGCACTTGAAGGATTGTGTATATGCTCGATGCATGAACATTGTGCACCACACAAGGGCTACTATTGTCGTCAGGGGCGTGTATTTACTGAAGCTCGTGTGTGTCGGAAAATCGACATCTCTCAGGCTAATCGAATAGATGATGCTTGCTGGGACCATGCGGATGACTTGTCACgtgtgtgggacatctga